The genomic window GAGCCCGTGCTGGCCCAGATGACGAAGATGTTCGAGCGCCTCGGCGGCTCGCTGCTGGCGGTGCAGGAAGTGCCGCTCGACCAGGTCAAGCGCTACGGCATCGTGGCAGGTGATTCGGTTGAAGACGGTCTGGTCAAGGTCAACCGCATGGTCGAAAAGCCTAAGCCCGAAGAAGCGCCTTCGCGTCTCGGTGTGGCCGGCCGCTACATCTTGACGCCCGGCGTCTTCGCAGAGATTCGCCTGCAGCCCAAGGGCGCGGGTGGCGAGATCCAGCTGACCGATGGCATCGCCGCGCTGATGAAGAAAGAGGCGGTCTACGCTTACTCGTACAAGGGCGTGCGATACGACTGCGGCAGCAAGGAAGGCTTTTTGCAAGCCACTGTCGAACTGGCGCTGGCGCACCCGGAAGTCGGCGCGTCGTTCCGCGAATATCTGAAGAGCCTCGCGCTCTGAGCTTCGAATCGACGAGTTCCTACTTCTCCGGCTGAACCAGCGGCAAAACGAAGCGTGCGACCTCGTCGTCGCTGATCGGCGTCAGCGGCAGTTTGAATGCCTCGCGCAGTCGCGCCACAAGCGATTGCGCCCACAGCGCGTTGCACACCAACCCTGCATGGTCGTCCGCAAGCAATAAGTTGTGCGGGTCGTCTCCGATGGAGTTGGTCACAACGAAGCTTTTGCCGATGGTCACGGTCTTGAACGCCGGCTTGGGGGCGCCGCCTCGCGTACCCCACCGTTGCACCAGCCAGGCCGCATCGTCGAAGAACGCCGTGTTGGGCTCACTCTCCGCGAGCTTTCGGATGCCGGCGTTGAAACTGTCGAGCGCCTTCCAGATATTGTTTCGCTCGGCCTCCGAAACCCAATT from Variovorax sp. PAMC28562 includes these protein-coding regions:
- the galU gene encoding UTP--glucose-1-phosphate uridylyltransferase GalU, with the translated sequence MSNSSTRIRKAVFPVAGFGTRFLPATKAQPKEMLPVVDKPLIQYAVEEAYAAGIRDMIFVTGRNKRAIEDHYDTAYELESQLEASGKTELLRIARSVMPDDMTCSYVRQPRMLGLGHAVLCAEHLVGDEPFAVLLADDLMVGPKDGEPVLAQMTKMFERLGGSLLAVQEVPLDQVKRYGIVAGDSVEDGLVKVNRMVEKPKPEEAPSRLGVAGRYILTPGVFAEIRLQPKGAGGEIQLTDGIAALMKKEAVYAYSYKGVRYDCGSKEGFLQATVELALAHPEVGASFREYLKSLAL